The genomic segment TGGATTCGGCAAAGCTGTAATCCGGGAATGAGACGCTCTTCAGGGGCCCGCTTGCGCTGACCTCAATGATTGCATCAAGAACGGCTGCGTCATTCGGATTCGGGAACGCGAAAAACGAGAACGTGTAATAGGTATAGGGCTTGATAGTGATTTCCTGCGATGCGTCACTCGGCGCAATCGCGCCGGCTCCGGGCACATATATGACATTCAAATCCTCTCCGTTCAAATTCCAGCCACCTTCTTCGGGTGCCGGAGGAACAAGCGAACCGATGGAGCCGATTCCCGAAGGCCTTGCGCTAAACAACTCTTCATCAAACCCCGGGTTCTTGATGTAGTTGACTCCCGGGACCAGTGGAATCACCTCCTGGCTTTCTGCTTGGGATGCGCTACAGGACTGGGCGTTGTTGTTCAAATAAATCTTTTTGCTCTGGTCCCACGCATCTCCGCTCGGCTTGGTGCTGTACCACTTGCATCCGGCGGCCTGGGCCGTGCACCCCGCATTATCCACGTATGCGGTTAATAGATTAAGGGGCTTGGGCGAGGTAAAGCTCTGGCAGGTCGCGTACTGGGGTTCGCACGATTGGCCGGTAAGCTGCCAGGTAACGCGCTCCCGCGTGCAGTACCCAAATCCGCCGGTGCAGTTTCCGTTCGCATCTTCGTTCAAACAGCTTGCCAGGTCAACGCACACGCTCTGCCGGTTCGGGGACTGGGCGTGCTCCGGCAAAGAGCTGTACGCGAGCGCCCGGCACTCGGCCTGGGGCAAGGCGAGCACCCACGCCGGATCAACTAAATGGGAAATGCTCTGGCCGCCTTCGGGGCACCCCTCGGCGCCAGCCGGGACGTCAAAACAATCAAGCAATTTCTTGAACGGAACAGCCTGGGATCCCAAACGGCTTGCCGCAAGCTCCCATCCCAGGGGAACCACGCGCAAGAACCGCAAGCGCTTGAGGTTTTCCTCGGAGAGGTTGGGCTGGCTTGCAACGTGGGCCTGGGGGAACAGCGTGTCTCCCGGAATCATGCCCTGCTCCACTGCCTGTGCCACGGTAAGCTTCTGCTCCACAGCCTGTTTGAACCCGTCCGAGAGCAAACAGTTGTACGGAGACTGGTACACGTTCGGGTCCTCCGAAGCCGGGCAGATGCTCATATCTGAAATCAGATTAACGGAGCCGCCGGAAATCCCGAACGACGGCGGCTCGCCGAACACGTTCTTAAACGACGCCTGGGAAACCGCGGCAGTGGACCCCAAACCCCCGGGACCCCGGCCGCCGGTCCTGGCAATGTTCCCGCGCAACAGCCCCCTCTGGAGCCTGCGCAAATAGGTCTGCGCGAACGTGTTCGCGAAAATCGCGGCCGCGTCCACAAATATGTCTCCGGTGGGCTGTACGTCCTGCTTTAAAGCTTTCTCGGTGGCCTGTTTTTGTGTCTCGGTCACCTGGAACGAAGGCGTGACAGTCACGCCGGTAATCAAATCTTTGACTGCCTTTGGCACTTCTCCGGCGCGCTCTATCTTTTCCTGCTCTATCTGCTTCTGCTTCTCTTTTTGCACGTTCTCGCGCAATACCAAAAACGCTCCCAGCTCATTGCGGTCAAGCTCAAATCCCTTGGAAAGATTCTTAAAAGCCTGCTTCTGGTTTGCGAATGCGGCGCCGAAATTGCCCGTGATATCCGAAAGGCTGCATCCGGTCTTTCCTAAATCACCGGATGTGGCAAGGCCAGGGCGATCCGGAAACAAATCAATATCCTGGATTGATTTTGAAACGCCAATGGTCAGCTTCAAACGGGACTGCACGCTTTGCGGGCTGCACAAGTTGATGGGCAGGCCCTGGGACACGTTCACCAGAAACGTTCCCGCGATTTGGTCGCCAATATCCGTAAGCGCGTCCCCCAGGGGCTGCTGGAACACGAGCGGCTTTTTGCCTTTGTCCCCGCTCGCAAGCCAGACCGCGCTGTCCTGCGCCAGGCGGTAGGTAATGAAGCGCAATGCCGAGTGGAACGCGACCGAACCCACGACTTTCTTGATGCGACTAAAAATGCTTTCCGTTTTACGCGGCACATCTTCAACCGTAACAACAGGAATCACCGCGTGGCTGGGCGCAACACTCCCAACAAACATAAAAACCATCACTGACAGCGCCAGTAGTATCCGCGCTCCTCTGGGTTGGTTCCGCCTCTTCGGCGGATATATTTTGTGTGTATGCATGCTTCCTTGTCATTGCGAGCCCGTCTCCTTGGCGGGCGAAGCAATCCTATCGTCGCTACAGGGCTTGCGCCTGACGTATCCTCTTTCTTAATATTTTTTTCTCCGGATTTTTCAAAAAATTCTTTCTGGATACAACCGATCGCCCCAGCCTCTTTTCCAGCTTTTTTCTGGCTCCGCCGGCAATATCCCCGCCAGCTTTGGCGTCGGCTTTAAGTTTTGGCATGCCTTGCGAATCCTCGGTGCGGTGGATTTCGGTAGTGGCACGCTCGCCCAGCATATTAAAAATCAATTCAAAATCATCCATATGGTCGCGCAGATTCTGCCGTTTGAGGCCCTTGAGCTTTTTGTACTGGCTCGGCGTGATGCCAAACGCGGCTTTGGAAATCTCGGCGGTTAAAATTTCGTAATCCTTCTGCTCCTGCGCGCCCCGCTTCTGCCATTCATCCGTCAACTCCTCGCGGATGGCAATGCCCCGCATCCGCTTTTCAATCCAATCATCGCTGTAGCCCTTGAGTTTGTAAAGCATCCTTGTCCGTTTAGTGGCCAGTTCCGGATTTTCTATCTCTTGCAAACGCTCATAGCCGACCTTGGCCAGCCAGCGCTTAAACGGTTCGGCTTTGGGAGAGGGAATAGACTGAATGAGCCGAAATATACCCTCCGTATTCCAGCAATACATTTTTTGCCTTCCTCCGCCAGTTCCCATTTCCAGCATAAGGGGTGGTACAAATTGTACCCCCCCTTGGTCAGTAAGTTTTGCCAACTCATCATCTCTCTGCTTTAATCTTTTAAAATATTGAGCCGGATCATTAGAATCTGTCAGTGACTCAATAACATCATTAACCACAAACCACCACTCGTTGTTATAAAGTGTTTTCCTGATCTGCTTGCCTTTGAATAAGGCGATTTTGGTTTGCGTGTATGACATGCTTCCTCGCGAAATTAAGATTGCTTCGGCCTTGAATACAAGGCCTCGCAATGACATTATGGCGTTTGTTGTTCCTCCGCAACTTCCTGGAACAGTTGCACCAAATCTTCGTCCGAAGTTCCGGCAAGCTGGTCTTCCGGAATGCCGGAATCGCGCAAGAGCGCGCGGATCTGTTCGGCAGTGGGAATGCCCCCGGCCTCAAGCGCATCCAGGGCAGCCTGGGACTCCGGAGAAAAATCCGTTGCTTCCGGCGAACCTTGCCCTGCTTCTGCCGAAGCCCCCAGCTCGGCTGCGGTGAGCTCTTCCTGGATGCCCTCAAGCGTATTAATGATGTCGCTGCCGCATACCCTGCCCGCGGGGCAGACCGGATCCGTGCCAAGGGCAACTTCTTCCGAATCCGTTGCCCCGTCCGAATCCGAATCAGCAAGATACGGCGAGGTTTTGTGCACGTTCAGCTCGCTCCAGTCATCAAGCCCGTCTTCGTCCGTATCAATCACCCGGAGCCGCGCATCATCAAACGCGGCGGCGCTGGTTGCGGCATTGGATTCCTGGGTTCCCACGTTCACAATCTTGATCTTTTGGTTGATGCTCGCCGCCCCGAAAAACACCGCAGTTGCCGCAAACACCCAGAACCCTATTTTAATCAATTTGTCGTGCATGTGAGTGGATGTATTATATCACAAAACACTATGTTTTTCCTAGAGCCCCCACAAGGCGAATCCAATCCGGAATTGAGAGCTCCTGGGCTCGTGCGGTTTCGGGCAGTTTTGATTGCTTGAGCGCCTTCTTAATGGCGTCTTGCGGCAGTGATAAGCCTGCGGCCAGGTTGTTGCGCAGTTGTTTCCGCGGACTTGCAAAACCAATGTGGCTAATCTGCCAGAATCGCTTCTCATCAATTACCTTCCCCTCCTTTATTAAGGAGGGGATTAAGGGGTGGTTCGGTATTGCGCTGACATCGTCTATCACCAAAAGCGCGGAATCAACCCGGGGCTCGGGCCAAAACGCTTCCCGCGGGACATTAAACGCGATAGAGGGCTTGGCGTACAGCTGAACCGATAATCCGAGCAAGCTTAAATCCCCGGGCGCGGCGCATACGCGTTCCGCAACTTCTTTCTGCACCAAAAGCACCAAGCCCGCGGGCTTCGGCAATTCAGATGACACGAACTTCTTGATGATGCGGCCGGTAATGTGGTACGGAATGTTTGAAACAACGCGGTACGGCTCCTTGTTAAACCACGCCGCAATTTCTTGGTTTGAGAATGAGAGTATGTCGCCCTGGATAACGCGCACTGGCTTTGATGCGCCAAACTCGTTTGAGAGGTAGTGTGCGAGCTTTCTATCAAATTCAACCGCAACAACATTCGCCCCGCGACCGGCCAGCGCGCGCGTTAACACCCCGAATCCGGGCCCGATTTCAAGAATGTTCTCATTTTTTTTGGGTGCAGCGGCTATAATGATGCGTTCAAGAACTTTCTCATCAACCAAAAAATGCTGGCCCGAATCAGGGGAAGGCCGCACGCCCAGCTTCTCTGCCAGTGTCTGCGGGTTCGGCATAGGTTAGCGCCGTAAAAGCCGGATCGGTTCGTACTTGATGAGCGAATACAAGAGCGTCATAAGAGCCGCGATGATGAAGAGTGCCCTGAACGATTCCGGAAACCGCCAAAACACGACGAGTGATGCGAGTATTGCCAGAATCTTGCCCACAATCAGGGACATTTCAAAAAAGATCACGGTCTTCATGATGCTCGTCTGGTTTGCGTGGTCATAGGTTTCCGCCATCATGGGAATCACCACCACGTTCTTGGTGGTCCTGCCCAGGGCGTCCGTTGCGAACACGCCGAACACTCCTGCCACCCACAGGCGCAAGAGCCACACCAGAGAGCTGAACATCGCGCCCGCCTTGAGAATAGCCCTGCGGCCTCCCCGGTCCCCGTCCACCATGCGCCCCACGTACAACAGCACCACGGTTGTGGCAAGCGTGGATAGCGCAACCACGGACCCGATTTCAAAAAAGTTGGTAAGTATGGTGTAGATGAACACCGGCCAGATCACCATCACAATGAGCTCTTCACCGAACCCCAGGTACCCGATGAAATTCCTGCGGTTCTCGCGGTAAAAAAGCCTCCGGAAACTATGGAAGTATGAGAACGGCACCGGCGTAAACCGCTCCGGAGTCGCGAGCAGGGGCAAATTGGAGGCAAGGATGATGATGGTTGCGGCCGCGAACAGCGCCTTGAATCCCCATGCCGCGAGCAGGGCGCCGCCGAGGAGCGGCCCGGCAATGGACATGATCATGGTTGCGAGGAGCAAGTTGGAAAGCTCGCGCCCGCGTTCGCTCCCCCTCCCGAACCGCGCAAAGTCCGCAAGGTACCCGGGCCAGTAGAACATTTTCTGCACCACGAACGCGGCAATGGCAAGCCCGACAAACGCCGGGTTCTGGGGGATGAGGAAGAGGAAGATGTAGTAGAGCGCCAAAAACGGGCTCCCCACCAAGATGGCCTTCTCGTACCCGAACCTGCGCGCGAATTTCGCGCCCAGAGGGATGAACGCCAGATACAGCGCGTA from the Parcubacteria group bacterium genome contains:
- the rsmA gene encoding ribosomal RNA small subunit methyltransferase A, giving the protein MPNPQTLAEKLGVRPSPDSGQHFLVDEKVLERIIIAAAPKKNENILEIGPGFGVLTRALAGRGANVVAVEFDRKLAHYLSNEFGASKPVRVIQGDILSFSNQEIAAWFNKEPYRVVSNIPYHITGRIIKKFVSSELPKPAGLVLLVQKEVAERVCAAPGDLSLLGLSVQLYAKPSIAFNVPREAFWPEPRVDSALLVIDDVSAIPNHPLIPSLIKEGKVIDEKRFWQISHIGFASPRKQLRNNLAAGLSLPQDAIKKALKQSKLPETARAQELSIPDWIRLVGALGKT
- a CDS encoding MFS transporter, producing the protein MPSFKPLATVKTFFATRLSYQVRELYLSVSIVTFAAAMVAIFEPIYLYQLGFSLRQILLFYLAVYALYLAFIPLGAKFARRFGYEKAILVGSPFLALYYIFLFLIPQNPAFVGLAIAAFVVQKMFYWPGYLADFARFGRGSERGRELSNLLLATMIMSIAGPLLGGALLAAWGFKALFAAATIIILASNLPLLATPERFTPVPFSYFHSFRRLFYRENRRNFIGYLGFGEELIVMVIWPVFIYTILTNFFEIGSVVALSTLATTVVLLYVGRMVDGDRGGRRAILKAGAMFSSLVWLLRLWVAGVFGVFATDALGRTTKNVVVIPMMAETYDHANQTSIMKTVIFFEMSLIVGKILAILASLVVFWRFPESFRALFIIAALMTLLYSLIKYEPIRLLRR
- a CDS encoding Bro-N domain-containing protein; amino-acid sequence: MSYTQTKIALFKGKQIRKTLYNNEWWFVVNDVIESLTDSNDPAQYFKRLKQRDDELAKLTDQGGVQFVPPLMLEMGTGGGRQKMYCWNTEGIFRLIQSIPSPKAEPFKRWLAKVGYERLQEIENPELATKRTRMLYKLKGYSDDWIEKRMRGIAIREELTDEWQKRGAQEQKDYEILTAEISKAAFGITPSQYKKLKGLKRQNLRDHMDDFELIFNMLGERATTEIHRTEDSQGMPKLKADAKAGGDIAGGARKKLEKRLGRSVVSRKNFLKNPEKKILRKRIRQAQAL